In one Arthrobacter jinronghuae genomic region, the following are encoded:
- a CDS encoding bifunctional metallophosphatase/5'-nucleotidase encodes MTPAAAAPPEHAGKDQKTSVTVMGTSDMHGYVENWDYFKDGEYDDAAHNDVGLAKVSTLVDSVRADRGVESTMLIDAGDTIQGTSLTDYFANTEPITETGEIHPMAAAMNSMDYDAAALGNHEFNYGLELLREFEGQLNFPLLGANAVDTATDKPAFTPYIIKTVKTKGNKPVKVGILGLTNPGVAIWDKNNVDGKLEFPGIVEQAQKYVPEMKARGADVVVVSSHSGTSGTSSYGDDLPLENASTQLAETVPGIDAILVGHAHQEIPERFVANKTTGEKVLLTEPLNWGMRLSVMDFELTKVRGQWDVTSASASLLNANTVEADPVVSKLVAEQHQRVIDYVNTPVGNATESMPAEESRYRDTAVMDFVNSVQAQAVDRALDGGPNADLPVLSLVAPFSRTAEIPAGPVTIRDLAGLYVFPNTLFGVELTGAQVKEYLEYSAKYFTQTAPGVPVDPAALTNADGTPDYNYDMMSGVDYDIDISRPVGERIVNLSFNGAPVDPAQRFAVATNNYRQSGGGNFPHISTAPVLVNQQTEIRQLLIDYVVAQGTVDPADFAENNWRLVRNGVPVFE; translated from the coding sequence ATGACACCTGCAGCAGCGGCGCCGCCGGAGCATGCCGGCAAGGACCAGAAAACCAGTGTCACGGTTATGGGAACCTCCGACATGCATGGCTATGTCGAGAACTGGGACTATTTCAAGGACGGCGAATACGACGACGCCGCCCACAACGACGTCGGATTGGCTAAGGTCTCCACGCTGGTGGACTCGGTCCGCGCAGACCGCGGTGTGGAATCCACCATGCTGATAGATGCAGGCGACACCATCCAGGGCACCTCCCTGACCGACTATTTCGCCAACACGGAACCGATTACCGAAACCGGGGAAATCCATCCCATGGCGGCGGCAATGAATTCGATGGACTACGACGCCGCGGCGCTGGGTAACCATGAATTCAACTACGGCCTCGAATTGCTGCGCGAGTTTGAAGGCCAGCTGAACTTCCCGCTGCTCGGCGCAAACGCGGTGGACACAGCAACGGACAAACCTGCCTTCACCCCGTACATCATCAAGACGGTCAAAACCAAGGGCAACAAACCCGTGAAGGTCGGGATTCTGGGCCTCACCAATCCCGGAGTGGCAATCTGGGACAAGAACAACGTTGACGGCAAGCTGGAATTTCCGGGCATTGTGGAGCAGGCACAGAAATACGTCCCGGAGATGAAGGCCCGCGGTGCCGACGTCGTGGTGGTCAGCTCGCACTCCGGAACCTCCGGCACCTCCTCCTACGGCGACGATCTGCCGCTGGAAAACGCCTCCACCCAGCTGGCGGAAACCGTGCCCGGCATTGACGCCATTCTGGTGGGGCATGCCCATCAGGAAATCCCGGAACGCTTCGTGGCCAACAAGACCACCGGTGAGAAGGTGCTGCTGACCGAGCCGCTGAACTGGGGCATGCGCCTGTCCGTAATGGACTTCGAATTGACGAAGGTGCGGGGGCAGTGGGACGTGACGTCGGCGTCGGCGTCCCTGTTGAACGCCAACACTGTCGAGGCAGACCCCGTGGTGTCCAAGCTGGTGGCCGAACAGCACCAGCGGGTGATCGACTACGTCAACACGCCCGTCGGCAATGCCACCGAGTCGATGCCCGCGGAGGAGTCCCGGTACCGCGACACCGCTGTGATGGACTTCGTGAATTCCGTCCAGGCCCAGGCCGTGGACCGGGCGCTCGACGGCGGCCCCAACGCCGACCTGCCGGTGCTCTCGTTGGTGGCACCCTTTAGCCGCACCGCGGAAATCCCCGCCGGTCCGGTCACCATCCGCGACCTGGCCGGTTTGTACGTCTTCCCGAACACTTTGTTCGGCGTGGAGCTGACCGGCGCCCAGGTCAAGGAGTACCTGGAGTACTCGGCGAAGTACTTCACCCAGACCGCCCCCGGCGTACCGGTGGATCCCGCCGCGCTGACCAACGCAGACGGCACCCCCGACTACAACTACGACATGATGTCCGGCGTCGACTATGACATCGACATCAGCCGTCCGGTGGGGGAGCGCATCGTCAATCTGAGCTTCAACGGGGCGCCGGTGGATCCGGCCCAACGGTTTGCCGTGGCAACCAACAACTACCGGCAGTCCGGCGGCGGGAACTTCCCGCACATTTCCACGGCTCCGGTGCTGGTGAACCAGCAGACGGAAATCCGCCAGCTGCTCATCGACTATGTGGTGGCCCAGGGGACGGTGGATCCGGCTGATTTCGCGGAGAACAACTGGCGACTGGTGCGCAACGGGGTGCCTGTCTTCGAATAG
- a CDS encoding GlsB/YeaQ/YmgE family stress response membrane protein produces the protein MIGFIIAGLVIGALARLIKPGRQNLGIVATLLLGLVGSVIGGVIASLLGTGDIWELNILGFIVSVVAAVLLIGVAEGVAGRGKGNQVRR, from the coding sequence ATGATCGGATTCATCATTGCAGGGCTTGTTATCGGAGCCCTCGCGCGGCTGATCAAGCCGGGCCGGCAGAACCTGGGAATTGTTGCGACCCTCCTTCTCGGCCTCGTCGGCTCCGTCATCGGCGGAGTCATCGCCAGCCTGCTGGGCACCGGCGACATTTGGGAGCTCAACATCCTTGGCTTCATCGTGTCCGTTGTCGCCGCCGTCCTGCTGATCGGCGTCGCCGAGGGTGTTGCCGGCCGCGGCAAGGGCAACCAGGTACGCCGCTAG